In one window of Macrobrachium rosenbergii isolate ZJJX-2024 chromosome 11, ASM4041242v1, whole genome shotgun sequence DNA:
- the LOC136843167 gene encoding aminopeptidase N-like, with protein MGKCEKKGCHLSRCCCFLHILYLFFTTGAAGFFALAFLYKNNAEMAPYTLTETVYFNINDNIPKEGTPMKEDIDYRLPEALKPFHYTLKLQPLIYGNRSVLGSVSIDFEVKAPASNITLHIASIITKNETVKVVPSDNPLGPEIPITRQYYDPIRQFYIAELGSELENGKNYSISMEYEAYLSDELRGFYLSTYQSETGEDRYLAVTQFEPTDARRAFPCFDEPAMKARFDVYLGRSESMSSISNMPLLETLPLEGQEGWYWDHFYLSEPMSTYLVALVVSDFDYIESPYGTDVLFRVWARHEAINQSDYALRKGPEVLSYYEKYFGVPYPLPKQDMIAVGDFAAGAMENWGLIVYRETAILLDPKVASARNKQRVMEVIAHELAHQWFGNLVTPVWWTDIWLNEGFANFMENYGSDHCEPTWKIMEQLIVDDIQNVFAMDSLESSHPISIPVSNPEEIGQIFDDISYDKGSSIIRMMNSFLTEPTFMKAINWYLSTYAYKNADQDDLWDAMTRTAHEDGTLPRDMTVKEVMDTWTLQMGYPVINVTRSIDGTSAILTQERFLLVKNENSSDTHDYMWWVPLTYTSQDAPDFTSTQTVWMTDKEKEISIESLPAQDKWVIFNLQQIGYYRVNYDENNWNLLIQQLQTDHEVIHLTNRAQIIDDALDLARAGHLSYNTALSVNSYLGNETEYVPWTAALTNMDYLESMFTRSGGYGALKNYLLDMLIPLYDSVGFDDDLGDPHLEQFKRVSAVSWVCNLGYEDCVTNSVNLYKAWMQNPTNHSIISPNQKRSVFCTAIANGGEEEWNFAFDQYQNSNFATEKDFLLSGMACSRELWILTRYLDLTFTEGSPIKRQDAARVYSDIARNEVGRDLAWDYMREQFAKVYSFFTSFSQLGDSISAVTEGFNTQMELQELIAFKDEHLDDLGQATRSVDQSIERVFTNIEWMNNYYDVIIQWLNDHGYPSRFKR; from the exons ATGGGGAAGTGCGAGAAGAAAGGCTGTCATCTCAGCCGCTGCTGCTGTTTCCTGCATATACTCTACCTGTTCTTCACAACAGGAGCTGCAGGTTTCTTCGCATTAGCCTTTCTCTACAAGAATAATGCGGAAATGGCTCCTTACACTCTCACGGAAACTGTCTACTTTAAT ATCAACGACAACATCCCAAAGGAAGGAACGCCAATGAAGGAAGACATAGACTATCGACTTCCTGAGGCTCTGAAGCCTTTTCACTACACATTGAAACTTCAGCCTCTCATCTACGGAAATCGGAGTGTACTTGGGTCTGTCTCCATCGACTTCGAAGTGAAAGCGCCCGCCTCAAACATCACGCTGCATATTGCCTCTATAATTACGAAGAACGAAACAGTCAAG GTGGTTCCATCTGATAACCCCCTGGGCCCAGAGATACCCATTACACGGCAGTACTATGATCCAATTAGGCAATTTTATATCGCAGAACTGGGGTCTGAATTGGAAAATGGGAAGAATTACAGCATATCTATGGAATACGAGGCATATCTAAGTGACGAACTCCGAGGATTCTACTTGTCAACTTACCAAAGCGAGACTGGTGAAGACAG GTACCTGGCAGTAACACAGTTTGAGCCAACCGACGCAAGACGCGCTTTTCCCTGTTTCGACGAACCTGCCATGAAAGCCCGTTTTGACGTCTACTTGGGAAGAAGTGAATCCATGTCCTCCATTTCAAATATGCCTCTTCTGGAAACACTCCCtct AGAAGGACAGGAAGGATGGTACTGGGATCACTTTTACCTTAGCGAACCCATGTCAACTTATCTGGTGGCTCTTGTCGTCTCTGACTTCGACTACATTGAATCGCCCTATGGGACTGATGTTCTCTTCAGAG TATGGGCTCGCCATGAGGCCATCAATCAGTCTGACTATGCGCTCAGGAAAGGTCCGGAAGTCCTGTCTTATTACGAGAAGTACTTCGGCGTCCCTTACCCGCTGCCCAAGCAAGACATGATCGCTGTCGGGGACTTCGCTGCAGGCGCCATGGAAAATTGGGGTCTCATCGTTTACAG agAGACGGCCATTCTGCTTGATCCTAAGGTTGCATCAGCAAGAAATAAACAGCGTGTCATGGAAGTGATTGCGCACGAGCTGGCTCACCAGTGGTTTGGTAATCTGGTTACTCCTGTCTGGTGGACAGACATCTGGTTAAATGAAGGCTTTGCCAACTTCATGGAAAACTATGGAAGTGATCAC TGTGAACCCACTTGGAAGATAATGGAACAACTCATCGTCGATGATATCCAGAACGTATTTGCCATGGATTCTCTAGAATCATCTCATCCTATCAGCATTCCAGTTAGCAATCCGGAAGAGATAGGTCAAATCTTTGACGATATTTCGTACGACAAAG GATCCTCTATCATCAGGATGATGAATAGCTTCCTGACTGAGCCAACCTTCATGAAAGCCATCAACTGGTATCTCTCCACTTA CGCGTATAAGAATGCAGACCAAGACGACTTATGGGACGCCATGACAAGAACCGCTCATGAAGACGGTACTTTACCGCGTGATATGACAGTCAAGGAAGTGATGGACACTTGGACTTTGCAGATGGGATACCCAGTTATAAACGTGACAAGATCAATTGATGGAACGTCCGCTATCCTAACCCAG gaACGTTTCTTATTAGTGAAGAACGAAAACTCTTCTGACACCCACGACTACATGTGGTGGGTCCCTCTCACATATACCAGCCAGGATGCCCCAGACTTCACGAGCACCCAGACTGTGTGGatgactgataaagaaaaagagatttcCATCGAATCCCTTCCTGCTCAGGATAAGTGGGTTATTTTCAACCTCCAACAGATAGGTTATTACAGAGTCAACTACGATGAAAACAACTGGAATCTCTTAATCCAGCAACTCCAGACAGATCACGAAGTCATTCATCTCACCAATCGCGCCCAAATAATTGATGATGCTCTGGATTTGGCCCGCGCTG gTCACTTATCTTACAACACTGCCTTGAGCGTCAATTCTTACCTGGGTAATGAAACTGAATACGTTCCTTGGACAGCAGCTTTGACCAACATGGACTACTTGGAGAGTATGTTTACACGTTCAGGTGGCTATGGAGCCCTCAAG AATTACTTACTGGACATGTTAATTCCACTTTACGATTCAGTCGGTTTCGACGATGACCTCGGCGATCCGCATTTAGAACAGTTCAAGCGAGTGTCGGCTGTTTCTTGGGTGTGTAACCTGGGCTATGAAGACTGTGTTACCAATTCTGTCAACCTCTACAAAGCCTGGATGCAGAATCCAACAAACCACAG CATTATTTCACCTAACCAGAAGAGATCAGTGTTTTGTACAGCTATTGCaaatggaggagaagaagaatggaaCTTTGCCTTTGATCAGTACCAAAATTCTAATTTCGCCACAGAGAAAGACTTCTTGCTTTCAGGAATGGCCTGCAGCAGAGAACTCTGGATTCTTACTAG gTATTTAGACTTGACATTCACCGAGGGCAGCCCCATCAAGAGACAAGATGCAGCTAGAGTTTACAGCGACATTGCCCGGAATGAAGTTGGAAGGGATCTTGCGTGGGATTACATGAGAGAGCAGTTTGCCAAAGTCTATTCATT CTTCACTTCATTCTCACAGCTGGGTGACAGTATTTCGGCGGTGACAGAAGGCTTCAACACCCAAATGGAATTGCAGGAA CTAATTGCTTTCAAGGACGAGCATCTAGATGACCTCGGCCAGGCCACGAGGTCAGTTGACCAGTCCATTGAGAGAGTCTTTACCAACATTGAATGGATGAATAATTACTACGACGTCATCATTCAGTGGCTGAATGACCATGGCTACCCTAGTAGGTTTAAGCGCTAA